In Streptococcus parapneumoniae, the genomic stretch ATTTTCGTTGTATATTAGTTTATCACACTTCCAATCACTTGCATAATATATATTATATATCAGCTTGATAAAAATCATTTATAGGCAAAAAAATCACACGAGCTGTGTGATTTCATTATTTATCAAAATACTTTTTAGTTTCAGCAATAACGACTGGCGACAAGACTAATAGGGCAATCAAGTTTGGCAGAGCCATCAAGGCATTGACAATATCTGCGATAATCCAAACCATATCCAACTCGATAAATCCTCCCAACAAGACCATGAGCACAAAGACCACACGGTAGAGCCAGATAAAACGAACACCAAAGAGGAACTCGAAACAGCGTTCTCCGTAATAGTTCCAACCTAGAATCGTTGTGAAGGCAAAAAGTACAAGGAAGATGGTCAAAAGGGCAGGCCCAAAGTGTGAAAAGACTGTTGAGAAAGCTGACTGAGTCAAGGCAACCCCATTTAAGTCACCACTCCAAACACCAGTCACCAAGATGGTCAAACCAGTCAGAGTACAGATAATGAGAGTATCAATAAAGGTTCCTGTCATAGAAATCAAACCTTGCTCTACTGGTTCATTTGTCTTAGCCGCAGCAGCTGCAATGGGAGCAGAACCCAGACCAGATTCATTTGAGAACACACCACGCGCCACACCATTTTGAATAGCCATCCGAACGCTAGCACCAGCAAATCCACCTACCGCAGCAAGGGGACTAAAAGCTGAGGTAAAGACTAAAGCGATTGTGGCAGGGATTTTCCCAATATTAAAGAAAATAACTGTAAGAGTTCCCAAAATATAAATGATAGCCATAAAAGGAACAACAGTAGTTGAAACCTTTGAAATGGACTTGAGTCCACCAAAGACTGCAATCGCTACAAAGACAGACAAGACGAGAGCTGTGATGGCTGGCGAAATAGCCGTTGTATTTTGGATAGATTCTGTAATCGAGTTGACTTGGGTGAAGGTTCCGATTCCCAAGAGAGCAACCAGTACTCCTGCTACTGCAAACAAAACAGCAAGGGGACGCCACTTTTCTCCCATCCCTAGAAGGATATAGTGCATGGGACCTCCCGCTACTGCACCATGGTCGTCCTTGGTGCGGTATTTGATGGCCAAGAGTCCCTCCGCATACTTTGTAGCCATTCCAAAGAAAGCCGCCATCCACATCCAAAAGAGGGCTCCTGGTCCCCCAACCTTGATAGCCGTCGCAACCCCTATGATATTCCCTGTCCCAACGGTTGATGCCAAAGCTGTACACAGAGCTGCAAAACTAGATACATCACCATGTCCCTTATCCTGGATAAAAATAAGCTGAAAGGCCTTGGGCAGACGCAAAACCTGCAAGAGTCCTAGCCGAATAGTTAGGTAAATCCCTGTTCCGACTAATAAAATCAAGAGGGGCGGTCCCCAAGCAAAAGCATCGATTGATTTAAGCAATTCTAACATTTCCTTCTCCTATCGTTTCAACCCCAAAAGAAAGAGCACATGCAAGATACATGTACTCTGGAATGCTTAGATAAATGCTAAAAAGCGGTCTATCCTAGCTCTGTCCTTTTACCTGAGAGTTTGAGCAGTTGCCTGCCTTGCCCCTTCGGTGCCTTTACGGTCTCTCCAGAGTTCCGTCCATTTACAGTCATGGAAAATCAAACGATTCCCCACTTCTATTAAACTTCATTCGGTGTTGGTATTTAATTGATTCTTATTTTACAAAAAATGTTGGCTTTTGTCAATGTGTTTATTAGTAAAAATTAGTTCAACAGTTTTTACTTTATAAAGTCCAGAATACTGCTATCCTTTAAAAGTCACAATAGTTGCACCACTACCTCCAGCATTTTGTGGAGCATAACCAAAACTCTTGACATGTTTGTTTCTTTGTAGGTATTTGGTGACTCCTTCACGGATGACACCTGTACCGATACCATGAATGATATCTACTTGAGCCATATTATTAAGCAAGGCTTGGTCGATAAAAGCATCTAGCTCATTCATTGCTTCTTCATAGCGTTTGCCTCGAAGGTCCAGTCTGGCTTGTGGGCCACGACCAGAAGTTCGTTTCACGACATTGACCTGTTTCTTCTTGACTTGCTTTTCTTGCTGGGATTGAACGAGGTCAAATTCTTTCTCTTCTAAAGTCATCTTAATCAAGCCTACTTGGGCTTCCCAGCGGCCATCTTTGAGTTGACTGGTCAAGGTACCACGCTGTCCGTAACTGAGCACCACGATATCATCTCCCACCTTTGGAGCCCGTTTTTTCTTTGCCTTTTGAAGCACCTTATTTTTTGACAAATCTACTTTTTCAGGAGCCAATTTCTTCAGCTTAGCCTTGGCTTCAATGATTTCGTGGGGCTTGAGTTGAGATTTACTGTGGAGATTTTTGAGAATCTGGTCACTTTCACTTAGGGCCATGTCCACAATCTCAGCAGCCTGTTCACGCGCTTTATTGAGCTCCGTTTCTTTTTCACGATTGAGCTCATTGTAGAGCTTTTTGAGAGCGCGGTTCATCTTGAGATTTTCTTGCTCCACCTCACGGATATTGTCCAAGCGTTTGCGGCTTTCCAGCGTCTGCTCTTCCAGTTGCTCAATAATCCGGTTGACATCATTGTCCTGATCGACCTGCTGGCTGGCATCCCCCACTATAACCTCAGATAGGCCTAGACGTTTGGCAATTTCAAAGGCATTGCTTCGGCCAGGAACACCCTGCATAAAGCGATAGGTCGGGCGTAGAGTTGCAGTATCAAACTCCATGCTGGCATTTTGCACAAAGGCTGTCTCAATACCGTAGGCCTTGAGTTCTGGATAGTGGGTGGTCGCCATGGTCTTGACTTGACGCAGGCGAAGGTCTTCCAGAATAGCCATAGCAAGGGCTGCTCCTTCTTGAGGGTCTGTACCAGCCCCCAACTCATCCAAGAGTAAGAGTGAATTTTGATTGACCTTGCCAAGAATATCCACAATATTGGTCATGTGGCTAGAGAAGGTAGACAAGCTCTGTTCAATAGATTGCTCATCTCCAATATCAGCAAAGATTTCTTCAAAAATACCAACACGACTTCCCTTATCTGCTAAAATCGGCAAACCAGACTGAGCCATAACCTGCGTCAATCCCAGAGTTTTAAGCATGATGGTCTTCCCACCTGTATTGGGACCTGTAATGACAATCGCTGTTAAATCTTGACCAAAATGGACATCATTTGCGACGGCATTTTTGACCAGAGGATGGCAGACATGGAGCAGTTGAATCTCTTGATTTTCTGACAGCTCAGGAACGACTGCTTGCCTTTCTTGCATAAAGCGGACCTTGGCACGAATCAAGTCCAGATGACCGATAATCCAAGCGTCATTGGCAATCTCAGTCGCATGAGGGCGGACACGCTCAGAAATTTCTTGGAGAATGCGAAACATTTCATAGCGCTCATCTGCTCGCAAACTAGCAATTTCTTCGCTCAGTTTGACCACCTCACGTGGTTCGATATAGACGGTATTTCCACTAGCAGAAATATCATGAACGACACCTGCAATCTTATTGCGGTAGGTGTTTTTGACAGGTAGAACCTGACGGCCATTTCTGCTGGCAACAATTACTTCTGTCAACATCTGCGCTTTTTGCTTGAGCAGGTCCTGTAAAACATCGCGGACCTGACTCTCGCTATCATGGATTTTTCGACGGATGCGCGCCAATTCTTCACTGGCAAAATTTTCAATGAAACCTGCATCATTAAAGGCTTGGAGATTTCCTTGTAATTGCGGAAAATCATGTAATTTCTCAAACCAAAGGGCTAATTCTTCCAAGCTAACATTTTCCAGATTAGCATAAAAACTTTGCAGCTCTCGGCTAGACAGAAGCACGCGCTTCAAAAGTAGGAACTCCTCGATATTGAGGTCCGCTCCCATCTCCAACCGCTTACAGACTCCTGCAATTTCCTTGGTTGCGAGAATGGTAAAATGCGGTTGCTCAACAAAAAGAGCCTGCATTTCCTTCATCTCAGCAAAAGCCTGTTTGATTTTATCTGCTTTGGCAATCGGAGCCAGCTGTCTCAATTGCTCCAAGCCCTGCTCGGTCAACAAATGGGATTCAAACAAGGCCTTGACCTTATTGAACTCTAATGTTTCTAATATTTTCTTGTTCATCTTTATTTCCTTGTCTTTGAATGTCTAGGTGTGGTATACTCAATGAAAATCAAAGAGCAAACTAGGAAGCTAGCCGCAGGTTGCTCAAAACAGTGTTTTGAGGTTGCAGATGGAAGCTGACGTGGTTTGAAGAGATTTTCGAAGAGTATTAGATTTTTACATTCTGATAGATTCGAGTCAAATCTGTAAACAAAGGGCTAGGAAAACTCCTGCCCTTTTTATCCGATTAAATTTGTCACCCAGATTTGTTTAAGCCAACTAGTTGTTACTGGTATGCTCTGGATGATATGTTTTGCGACGATACTCTTTTCAAGAGGATTTTGTATAACTGCCATGGGGATAGTCGCCAAGATGGTCAAGGCCATTTGCAAGACAAATAAGGTCACCAACATGGACAAGATACCTGCTGAAACTTGGAACAACTTACCACCCAGTTTTTTACTAGGAAGTAAGTGTAAGAGGAGACCAAGCAAACGACCGATGCTATAGACAACCCCGAAAACCAACAAGTAGCCGATACCCGCGTAAAAGACCTTATCCAACTGAAAGAGTTGATCCGATGGGAAAAAGAAAGTTCCCTGACCTTCCTGCGGATTTGCATAAGGGAGCAATAAATGGAATTGTTCTCCCAGCCCCTTATAAAACTGGCCAGCCATAAAAGCCGATGCCATGGCTGAAATCAGGTAATAAACCTGTAAGAGCAGGCCTCTCCGATAGCCGATATAAAATCCCCAAGCCAAGACCAATAGAAGAAGGAGTGAAATCATAAGGAATCCTCAATCTTGCTCTGTTCTTGCTTGCAAGTCACCAGCTTGTGACGGAGTTCTTCTAATTCTTGCTCCTTATCATCAAATTCAATCTCACGGCTGAGTTGAGTTGACAAACAGTTGACTGCCAACAAAAGAGCGATTGTTTCATCATCTGCGCTAGGCATTTGTTCTTTAATTGCTTGGTATTTTTCTGTCGCAACCTTGGCGATTTCCTCCATAAAGAGATTGTCATGTTCGCTTGTCAAGGTTAATGATTTTTTCCCGAATGTAAATTTGAATCGATTTAGATTTGCCATAAAATTCACCTCACGATATTATACCAAAATTCGCTAATTTTGTCAGTTTTTACAAATTTACCTGCTTTTATGGTACAATAGAAACTATGGCAAGTATAACACTCACACCAAGCGAAAAGGAGATTCAGACTTTTCTTGAACACTATCAAAGCAGTCTGGCTCCCAGCAAGAATCCCTATATTCGCTACTTTTTGCGACTACCTCAAGCAACGGTTTCTATCTATACTTCTGGAAAGGTCTTGCTTCAGGGTGAAGGGGCTGAGAAATATGCTAGTTTCTTTGGCTATCAAGTTGTAGAGGAAAACAGGGGACAAAATTTCCCTTTGATTGGGACAGATGAGGTTGGAAATGGTTCCTACTTTGGTGGGCTTGCAGTTGTGGCTTCCTTTGTCACACCCGACCAGCATGACTTCTTGCGAAAACTCGGTGTGGGAGATTCTAAAACTCTGACCGACCAAAAGATTCGTCAGATTGCCCCTATCCTCAAGGAAAAAATCCAGCATCAGGCACTGCTTCTCTCACCAAGCAAGTACAACGAAGTCATCGGAGACCGCTACAACGCTGTTTCGGTTAAGGTTGCCCTCCATAATCAGGCTATCTATCTCCTCCTTCAAAAAGGTGTTCAGCCTGAGAAAATTGTGATTGATGCCTTTACCAGTGCTAAAAATTATGACAAGTACTTAGCACAAGAGGCCAATCGTTTCAGCAATCCTATCAGCTTAGAAGAAAAGGCTGAGGGCAAATACTTGGCTGTCGCAGTTTCTTCCATCATTGCGCGTGATCTCTTTCTAGAAAATCTTGAAAATCTAGGACGAGAACTGGGTTATCAACTTCCAAGTGGAGCTGGAACGGCTTCTGATAAGGTAGCTAGCCAGATTTTACAAGCCTATGGTATGCAGGGACTCAACTTCTGCGCCAAACTGCACTTTAAAAATACTGAAAAAGCGAAAAAACGCTTAGAAAGGTAAATTATGAATTCATTTAAAAATTTCTTAAAAGAGTGGGGATTGTTCCTCCTGATTCTGTCATTACTAGCTTTAAGCCGTATCTTTTTTTGGAGTAATGTCCGCGTAGAAGGACACTCCATGGATCCTACCCTAGCGGATGGCGAAATTCTCTTTGTTGTCAAACACCTCCCTATTGACCGTTTTGATATCGTGGTAGCCCATGAGGAAGACGGTAATAAGGACATTGTCAAGCGCGTGATTGGAATGCCTGGCGACACTATCCGTTACGAAAACGATAAACTTTACATCAATGACAAAGAGACAGATGAACCTTATCTAGCTGACTATATCAAACGCTTCAAGGATGACAAACTCCAAAGCACATACTCAGGCAAGGGCTTTGAAGGAAATAAAGGCACTTTCTTTAGAAGTATCGCTCAAAAAGCGCAAGCCTTCACAGTTGATGTCAACTATAACACCAACTTTAGCTTTACTGTTCCAGAAGGAGAATACCTTCTCCTCGGAGATGACCGCCTGGTTTCGAGCGACAGCCGCCATGTAGGTACTTTTAAAGCAAAAGATATCACAGGGGAAGCTAAATTCCGCTTCTGGCCAATCACCCGTATCGGAACATTTTAAGAAACCTAAGAGGCCGAGAATCAAGAATCTCAGCCTCTTCTTCTATCGTGAGAAGATGATTATTCACTACCCAGTCTAACTAGGATAGAAACAACCCCAGCTCTCACCTATTCATACAAAGGAATTTTATGGAAGTTTATTTTTCAGGAACCATTGAACGGATTATTTTTGAAAATCCCAGCAATTTTTATCGTATCCTCCTCCTAGAAATCGAAGATACGGACGCAGAAGATTTTGATGATTTTGAAATCATTGTCACGGGCACCATGGCTGATGTGATTGAGGGAGAAGACTATACTTTTTGGGGACAAATTGTCCAGCACTCCAAGTATGGGGAGCAACTGCAAATCAGTCGTTATGAACGCGCAAAACCAACTAGCAAGGGCTTGGTTAAGTACTTTTCAAGTAGCCATTTCAAGGGAATTGGTCTCAAGACAGCTCAGAAAATCGTGGACACCTACGGCGACAATACCATTGACGAAATTTTGCAACATCCAGAAAAGTTAGAAGGCATCGCAGGACTCTCTGCCAAAAATCGTGAGGCTTTCGTCTCCACCCTCCGTCTCAACTACGGAACAGAGATGGTTTTGGCCAAACTAGCCAACTACGGCATTCCCAATAAACTAGCCTTTCAAATTCAAGACTTTTACAAGGAAGAAACCCTTGATGTGGTTGAAAATTATCCCTATCAGCTGGTTGAAGATATCAAAGGATTGGGATTTACCATTGCTGACCAACTAGCTGAGGAACTAGGCATCGAAAGTCAGGCTCCTGAACGCTTCCGCGCCGGTCTAGTTCACATTCTTTTTCAGACCTGTATGGAAACAGGGGACACCTATGTTGAAGCACGGGATTTGCTAGAACAAACCCTTAATCTCCTTGAATCTTCTCGCCCCGTGGAACTGGATCCCAGCCAAGTGGCCCAAGAACTCTCCTACCTGATCGAAGAAGACAAGGTTCAGCAGATTGATACCAAAATTTTTGACAACAGCCTCTTTTTCGCTGAGGAAGGCATCCGCAGTCACTTGGTTCGTATCCTTGAAAAAGGAAAACAGAAGAGTCATGATTTAGAAACTATTCAAAAACATATCACTACTGTCGAGGAAGAACTGGGGATTGAGTATGATAGCATTCAAAAACAGGCTATCTGCGATGCTATCCAGAACAAGGTCTTTATCCTGACAGGTGGGCCTGGTACTGGTAAGACAACAGTTATCAATGGGATCATCGCTGTTTATGCCCTTTTAGAAGGACTTGACCTCAGGAAAAAAAGCAATCTACCGATTCTTCTTGCTGCTCCAACTGGACGAGCAGCTCGCCGCATGAATGAATTGACAGGCTTGCCTAGCGCGACCATACACCGTCATTTAGGAATGACAGGTGACGATGACACCAGTCATCTGGAAGATTATCTGGATGCCGACTTTATTATCGTGGATGAATTTTCTATGGTGGATACTTGGCTGGCCAACCAACTCTTCTCCAACATCTCTTCTAACAGCAAGATCCTCATCGTGGGTGACAGCGACCAGTTGCCGTCTGTCAGTCCTGGACAGGTTCTAGCGGATCTGCTTCATATTCCCTTGATTCCTCAGACTCGCTTGGAAAATATTTACCGGCAAAGCGAAGAATCAACCATTGTCACCCTAGCTAGTCAGATTAGACAGGGCATCCTGCCATCTGATTTTACCCAGAAAAAAGCAGACCGTTCCTACTTTGAAATTGCTAGCGGGCATATTCCTGCTACCATTGAAAAGATTTTAGGCGCGGCCCTAAGAAGTGGTATTCCTGCCCGTGATATTCAGGTTCTGGCCCCCATGTACCGAGGGACGGCAGGAATTGATGCCATCAACCAGCTCATGCAAGACCTCCTGAATCCACCACAAAAAGATCAACTCAGTTTTGAAGCTCCCCAGTGCCACTATCGCAAGGGAGACAAGGTCATTCATTTAGTCAACGATGCTGAAATCAATGTCTTTAATGGAGATTTGGGAGCTATCACAGACCTGATTCCTGGTAAATACACCGAGTCGAAACAAGATGAGATTGTCATTGATTTTGACGGCAACGAAGTCTCTTACCCACGTAACGAATGGTACAAAATTCGCTTGGCCTATGCCATGAGTATCCATAAATCACAGGGAAGTGAGTTCCCTGTTGTCATCCTACCTATCACTAGTGCTAGTAGGCGTATGCTGGAGCGCAATCTCATCTATACAGCCATTACACGCGCCAAAAGCAAGCTTATCTTACTAGGCGAATTACAAGCCTTCGACTATGCTACCCAGCACATCGGAACTGCCCGAAAAACCTATCTGATTGAACGCTTCAGTGATTTATTGGAGAATGTTGAAGAAAAGCAACCAGCTATCTCTGAAACTGCCACATCAAGCGCCTCTGAACAATCCTACATCCTGACAGAAGAAAACTGGGACAGCATCCCAGCCATGATTGGGATTACAGACGCAGACCTCAAAGAGATTTTTGGAAAATAGTGTATAAGAAAACCCACCAATTCAGGTGGGTTTTCTGTTTATTAAGATTATTTTACTGTTGCTGTGCTTGTGATCAATTCAACAGCTTTTTTGATAGTGATATCATGTTTCAACATGTCAGCTGAAAGCAAGTTTTGAACTTGTGCAACTTCCATGTTGTAGTCTGCTGCCAATTGCTCAACTTCTTTTTGTATTTCTTCTTCTGAAGCATCAAATCCTTCAGCTTTGGCAACTGCTTCGATAACAAGGTTAGTCTTAGTACGTGACTCAGCTTCTGCTTGGTATTGGTTGTGAAGGTCTTCTTGAGTAGTTCCAGTGATTTGGAAGTACATGTCAGGGTTGATCCCTTGACGTTGCAAGTTCCCAAGGAATTCATTTACTGAACGGTGAACTTCTTCGTGGATCATTTCTTCTGGAAGTTCTACGATTTCAGCATTTTCTACAGCTGTATCAATTGCTGCACCTTCAACTGCATCTTTGTAAGCTTCTTCTTTAGCAGTAGCCAATTCTTTGCGGTATTTTTCTTTCAAGTCAGCAAGTGTTTCAACTTCTTCATCAATGTCTTTTGCAAGTTCATCGTCAAGAGCTGGAACTTCTTTAGCTTTTACTTCGTGGATAGTTGTCACGAATTTAGCTTCTTTACCTGCAAGGTCTTCTGCTTGGTAGTCTTCTGGGAATGTTACGATAACATCAACAGTTTCGCCAGCTGAGTGGCCTACCAATTGGTCTTCGAAACCAGGGATGAATTGACCTGAACCAAGTCCAAGTGAGAAGTTTTCACCTTTTCCGCCGTCAAATTCAACACCGTCGATAGAACCAACGAAGTCGATGACAACAGTGTCGCCGTTTTCAGCAGCAGCTTCTTTGATAACCAATTCAGCCAAGTTGTTGCGTTCGCGTTCGATACGCTCTTCAACATCAGCGTCAGTTACTCCTTTTTCTAGATCAACTGATACTTCAAGGTTTTTGTAGTCACCCAATTTTACTTCAGGTTTTGTAACGACTTCAGCAGTGATAACCCAGTCTTGACCTTTTTCCATTGAAGTTACATCAATTTTTGGTTGTGCAACCACTTCAAGATCAGCTTCTTTTACAGCTGCTTCATAAGCGTTTGGCAAAAGAGCGTTCATAACGTCTTGGTAAAGTGATTCTTCACCAAATTTTTTGTCGAAGATAGGGCGTGGAAGGTGACCTTTACGGAAACCTGGGACATTAAGAGATTTCTTCACTGAGTTGAAGACACGGTCCAATTCTGGTTTGATTTGGTCTTGAGAGATAGTGAAAGTCAAGACACCACGGTTTGTTTCTTTGTTTTCAAATGATACAGACATTCTGTCATTTCTCCTTAAAATTTTTTAAATACAGTCTATTATAACATAAACGAGCGAATTTTTTCAAGTAATGACTGCGCTTTTCAATGATGCTGGAAGTATGGTTTCTTCTTGGTTTTCTTTAGGTTTCGAATATAATCTTATAAAAGATGCTTAATGATGGCTGATTACAGTAAAAAACGAATCGCCCACACATCCCTCATTAGGCGATTCGTTTTGTATTATTTAACCACAAGAACCTTGTAATATTCATACTTATTTGGCTGTGTAATCTTAATTTTTTGACCATAGAAACCATCGATTTCTTTGTCAAAATAATCTGAAAATCTTGATGGCAAGCGTTTCATCTTAAGAACCTCACCAGATTGGTCTGCATATACAAGGAAATGATAGTGGGTTGTAGACATACCGTCATCAATCAATACAAAGTAACCTGTTTTAAGCTTACCTTGTCCATTATCTAAATGGTATAGTTTATTGTTATTGATTGTGAAGTTAGTAGATGGAAGTCTAAGTCGTACACCTGGGTCTTCTAGATAAAGATCATTGCCAACTTTTTTGATTTCTGATCTAGTTGTCATCTCTGGAAGTGGTAATACTCTACGACCATCTGCTCCAAAGTAATATCGACCTGGTAGATTTTGGAAATTACGAATAACAGCTTTAGGATCAATTTCTTGTCCTTCTTCTTTATTATCTACTAAAGCTAAGATTGTATTTGAAACTTGATCCCCATATTTGTCGGAAAACTTCTTGAACTCAGGTTTGATGTACCAAGTGTTTTTATCCACGATAACATCAGTAAAGTTATTTCCGTCAAATTTTGATGTAATCAGATACTCATATCCATCACCTAAACGGACAATATCATCATTTTTATAAGGGCTATTTTTTAAAGTCAACATATAGCCATCCTTACCAATGATATAACTTTCTCCATCGCTGGCTGGAACAGCTCTGTCTGCGACCATAGCACCTGATTTTTCAAAGTAAGACCATTCACCATTTGCAGTCGCCCATCCTGTTGCCATAGCGCCACTGCCTTTGAGGTAATACCATGTAGACCCTTCTTTGTACCAACCAGTACGCATAGCACCACTAGCTGCTAATGAGTACCATGTGCTTCCTTCCTTATACCAGCCAGTACGCATAGCGCCACTATCTGCTAGTGAATACCATGTATTGCCGTCTTTGAGCCAACCTGTCTGCATTTTACCAGCGCTATCGAAGTGGTACCAAGAACCAGCATTTTGTACCCATTTATTTTTAGCAAGACTGCCATCTTGAGAAAGATTCCAGTCAGCACCATTTTTAACCCAAGTATCTGCAGCCTGTGCTTGGTTGATAGATAAAAGTAGACCAGCACCTGCAAGTAAACCAAGTGTAAGTAGTTTAGATTTTTTCATAGCTATTTCCTCCTTTATTGAATAGTTATAAAAAGATAGTTTTCCATCATAAACATTCTACATAACTCCTAATAATCCTTAAGAGTCAACCAACACCTTCTTTCTATCATCATTGCCCACCCCACACCTTTATGATATACTAAGTATAAATATTTTCTTAA encodes the following:
- a CDS encoding N-acetylmuramoyl-L-alanine amidase family protein, which produces MKKSKLLTLGLLAGAGLLLSINQAQAADTWVKNGADWNLSQDGSLAKNKWVQNAGSWYHFDSAGKMQTGWLKDGNTWYSLADSGAMRTGWYKEGSTWYSLAASGAMRTGWYKEGSTWYYLKGSGAMATGWATANGEWSYFEKSGAMVADRAVPASDGESYIIGKDGYMLTLKNSPYKNDDIVRLGDGYEYLITSKFDGNNFTDVIVDKNTWYIKPEFKKFSDKYGDQVSNTILALVDNKEEGQEIDPKAVIRNFQNLPGRYYFGADGRRVLPLPEMTTRSEIKKVGNDLYLEDPGVRLRLPSTNFTINNNKLYHLDNGQGKLKTGYFVLIDDGMSTTHYHFLVYADQSGEVLKMKRLPSRFSDYFDKEIDGFYGQKIKITQPNKYEYYKVLVVK